TCGGAGAACTGCACTGCCTCCACGCTCTGCACGTGGATGTCGTCAGGCTGTGCGTTCAGGCGCTGTGCTAGATCTGCTTTGGCCAGGTCCACCAACGGCTGCGCTTCCGCCCAGTTCTTCTGCTCCAACCGCGCCCCCGTGGAGACGAAACCGCTGACCAGCAAGACGCTCACAGCGAGCAAAATCCCCCAGAGAATCAGTTCGCGTCGGTTCATTTTGCCTACTCCTTTCTCTTTGTGTTTCCCTTTTGATCATTCTTGCCTAGTGGCAAGTCCTCTCATAGACGCATTGCCCAGGACAAAAGTTCCCCTTGCTTCGGCACTGGGCGCAGCAAACTGCACACTGCGCACTTCTTCCTCCTTTGCCAGGGCTGGCCCCCAATAAAAAAGAGACCAAGTTTCTGGGAGAACCCTGGTTTCTCGCGCTATTATTGACAGCCCGCTGCGAATATGCTATCCTTAGCGTGGGTCTGGTAGGAGGGGAGCCATGGCGCGGGACATCGCGCGCGAGATTAACGACCGCGCAGGCGAGGCCAACTGCCTGAGCAATCTGAGTCGGGTCTATGAGAAACTAGGCAACCTGGCACAGGCAATCGCCTGCCAGCGCCAAGCAGTGGCCACCCTGGAGGAACTGCAATTGCTGCAACTGGAGGAGGCGCGCAGGCGCCTCACCGAACTCGAACGCGCGCCACTTCCATCGCCCACCGCCAGCCACAACTGCGATAGGAGGGACAAATGGATAGCGCTACTTTGGTCATGGCGGCGATTGCCTTGGTCTTGCTGGTGCTGGCTTACCTGCGTGGCAGCAGCGTTTGCGTCGCAGGGGTCAAAGCGGGCGCGCAGATGCTCTGGAACGTGCTGCTTCTGCTGCTGCTCTCCTTTCTCGTGGCCGGGCTAATGCAGGTGCTCCTCCCCAAGGAGCAAATCCGGCGCTGGTTGGGGACTGAATCTGGACTGCGGGGCATCCTGCTGGGGTGCCTTGCCGGTGGCATCGTGCCTGGCCCGCCCTATGCCGTCTTCCCCATCGTCGCCTCTCTGCATCGGGCGGGGGCGGGCATCGGCGCGGTGGTGGGCTTTGTCAGCGCCTGGTCGCTTTGGTCGGCCAGCCGCTTCCCCACCGAATTCGCCATCCTCGGCCCGCGCGTTGCCCTCATCCGCTTCCTCTCCACGCTGCTCTTTCCGCCCATCGCGGGCTGGCTTGCCCAATTCATCTTGGCCAGGCTCGCTTGACAACCCGTTCGTAGTAGGTGCTTTAGCG
Above is a genomic segment from Chloroflexota bacterium containing:
- a CDS encoding permease; protein product: MDSATLVMAAIALVLLVLAYLRGSSVCVAGVKAGAQMLWNVLLLLLLSFLVAGLMQVLLPKEQIRRWLGTESGLRGILLGCLAGGIVPGPPYAVFPIVASLHRAGAGIGAVVGFVSAWSLWSASRFPTEFAILGPRVALIRFLSTLLFPPIAGWLAQFILARLA